A region of Pyxidicoccus parkwaysis DNA encodes the following proteins:
- a CDS encoding cytochrome c oxidase subunit 3 family protein gives MRPEASVRPVVPQAGHFGDEASRQDAAHMGMWVFLASEVMLFTALFTAYALYRLEYPEVFHHGPEHMEVALGTLNTYVLVTSSILVALATTAIRAGKELRAGALLVGAVLLGATFLCIKGVEYAHHVREGALPGAYYTLEKFAVPGGNLYLTLYWVMTGVHAVHVAVGMGVLSVLAFRTLGGAFSASYHTPLELGGMYWHLVDVIWLVLWPILYLA, from the coding sequence ATGCGGCCTGAGGCCTCCGTGCGGCCCGTGGTGCCGCAAGCCGGGCACTTCGGTGACGAGGCCTCGCGCCAGGACGCCGCCCACATGGGCATGTGGGTCTTCCTCGCGTCGGAGGTGATGCTCTTCACCGCCCTCTTCACCGCCTACGCGCTCTACCGGCTCGAGTACCCGGAGGTGTTCCACCACGGACCCGAGCACATGGAGGTGGCGCTGGGCACCCTCAACACGTACGTGCTGGTGACGAGCAGCATCCTGGTGGCGCTCGCCACCACCGCGATTCGCGCCGGGAAGGAGCTGCGGGCGGGGGCGCTGCTCGTGGGGGCCGTGCTGCTGGGGGCGACGTTCCTCTGCATCAAGGGCGTGGAGTACGCGCACCACGTGCGCGAGGGGGCGCTGCCGGGCGCGTACTACACCCTCGAGAAGTTCGCCGTGCCCGGCGGCAACCTCTACCTCACGCTCTACTGGGTGATGACGGGCGTGCACGCGGTGCACGTGGCGGTGGGCATGGGCGTGCTGTCCGTTCTGGCCTTCCGCACGCTGGGGGGCGCCTTCAGCGCCAGCTACCACACGCCGCTGGAGCTGGGCGGCATGTACTGGCACCTCGTGGACGTCATCTGGCTGGTCCTCTGGCCGATTCTGTACCTGGCGTGA
- a CDS encoding cytochrome C oxidase subunit IV family protein, protein MASSMKMLGVGVGLLVLTTLSFLLSKLHLQHGGLAVALVIAAVKVALIAFFYMHLSERPGGPRLVLGTALAFVLILVGLVLVEAGDRAKPTLPPGPFQPLLLPGRDSGPKTASPRDFPGDHIP, encoded by the coding sequence GTGGCGAGCTCGATGAAGATGCTGGGCGTGGGCGTGGGGCTGCTCGTCCTCACCACGCTGTCGTTCCTCCTGTCGAAGCTGCACCTGCAGCACGGCGGGCTGGCGGTGGCGCTCGTCATCGCCGCGGTGAAGGTGGCGCTCATCGCCTTCTTCTACATGCACCTGTCGGAACGGCCCGGCGGGCCCCGGCTGGTGCTCGGCACGGCGCTCGCCTTCGTCCTCATCCTCGTGGGGCTGGTGCTGGTGGAAGCCGGAGACCGCGCGAAGCCGACCCTGCCGCCCGGGCCCTTCCAGCCGCTGCTCCTGCCGGGCCGGGACTCCGGGCCCAAGACGGCGTCGCCACGGGACTTTCCCGGCGACCACATCCCCTGA
- a CDS encoding AHH domain-containing protein, which yields MAEDDHILSSMPIRARLGRSSDYRQAGHAALAGNPGRRVPVYDNDAKILGYLRHYNVSPSSAAIPKHSAAHAALYHFEQFLSGQKPYPNAAHHLVPCETFTPDVVFTEDELEILKRVLYDVNNGGNIIFLPSFSNAVEVYALTIEARRERVLRYCNVHRLPAHLDCHKDYTALVKADCADLKRLLRGQLVKVCADWKPPQSIPEELFRLQDRYWEYIVRFGESRPLGQGATINALIKLKPVKPRWNPGGADV from the coding sequence ATGGCCGAGGACGACCACATCCTGAGCAGCATGCCCATCCGGGCGCGCCTGGGGCGTAGCAGCGATTATCGTCAGGCGGGCCATGCCGCGCTGGCGGGCAACCCGGGCCGACGCGTGCCTGTCTATGACAACGACGCGAAGATTCTGGGGTACCTGCGCCACTACAACGTGTCGCCGAGCTCGGCGGCCATCCCCAAACACAGCGCGGCGCATGCGGCGCTCTACCACTTCGAGCAGTTCCTCAGCGGCCAGAAGCCCTACCCCAACGCGGCCCACCACCTCGTGCCCTGCGAGACATTCACCCCGGACGTGGTGTTCACGGAGGACGAGCTCGAAATCCTCAAGCGCGTGCTCTACGACGTGAACAACGGCGGGAACATCATCTTCCTGCCGAGCTTCTCCAACGCCGTGGAGGTGTATGCACTCACGATTGAGGCGCGCAGGGAGCGGGTGCTGCGCTACTGCAACGTGCACCGGCTGCCCGCTCATCTGGACTGCCACAAGGACTATACCGCCCTGGTGAAAGCGGATTGTGCAGACCTGAAACGCCTGTTGCGCGGCCAGTTGGTGAAGGTCTGCGCGGACTGGAAGCCGCCTCAGTCCATTCCGGAAGAGTTGTTCCGGCTGCAAGACCGCTACTGGGAATACATCGTGCGGTTTGGAGAGAGCCGTCCGCTCGGGCAGGGTGCCACCATCAACGCACTCATCAAGCTCAAACCCGTGAAGCCACGTTGGAATCCTGGAGGAGCAGATGTCTGA
- a CDS encoding imm11 family protein: protein MSESKGISSMRYFPWVKDDEDDAFAWITQDSDFLMHCMDSYLLHEGESVKSWFPTDSVFQLSDDYGVKLTDSIPNTLHLLIVSEKLKGVLEEKSGAEIEFLPVHVRNQKGRLIPERYFIANPLGTVECVDHAQSKFAASSIRPDQVFHFYRLALDRAKIPPDARLFRLKEKSNLVIVRQDLADDILLAGCDGMLFQLMESYGEEWGALRE from the coding sequence ATGTCTGAATCGAAAGGGATATCCTCAATGCGGTACTTCCCGTGGGTGAAGGACGACGAGGATGACGCCTTCGCGTGGATAACTCAGGACTCGGACTTCCTCATGCACTGCATGGATTCGTACCTCCTGCATGAGGGCGAGTCGGTGAAGTCCTGGTTCCCCACCGACAGTGTCTTTCAACTGTCGGACGACTACGGCGTCAAGCTGACGGACTCCATTCCCAACACCCTGCACCTGCTCATCGTCTCCGAGAAGCTCAAGGGCGTGCTGGAGGAGAAGTCCGGCGCCGAAATCGAGTTCCTCCCGGTGCACGTGCGCAACCAGAAGGGCCGCCTCATCCCGGAGCGCTACTTCATCGCCAATCCTCTTGGCACCGTGGAGTGCGTGGATCACGCACAATCAAAGTTCGCGGCTTCATCCATCCGTCCAGACCAGGTCTTCCACTTCTACCGACTGGCGCTGGACCGCGCGAAGATTCCGCCGGATGCCAGGCTCTTCCGGCTAAAGGAGAAGAGCAATCTCGTCATCGTGAGGCAGGACCTCGCCGACGACATCCTCCTCGCGGGATGCGACGGAATGCTCTTCCAGCTCATGGAGTCCTACGGCGAGGAGTGGGGCGCACTCCGCGAATGA
- a CDS encoding CocE/NonD family hydrolase translates to MSWLRAIAVSAVLSLCVVTSPAAASSSFRNIDITTRDAVVLKGNVFTPDASGKHPTIVFITSWALPNLEYLAQAAQLADAGYVVVSYTPRGFYTSGGGIDTAGPKDIGDLTEVINWTLANTPAEPTRLGVAGVSYGAGMALIGAAFDSRIRAVAALSCWTDLTYSLFANNTRHLQSAGLLWLSAELTGTPSTELRQALTNFFANQNVPDVITYSQARGAATYLDRINANRPAILMANAYGDSFFAPNQLSDFFTKLTGPKRLELRPGDHAIPELTGILGLPNDAWTSTRRWFDYHLRGVSNGIGSESPVQLQIRGQSTYEGFASWSAISKSTARYNLSEVHWWSSEGDLTTGSQAAWSKTIIAGDDTVANGGIVLLTNGAEAITGEPPTAWIPAVDRDNAGVWQSDGFSSAQRVRGAAHLRLTLTPSNSGQTTIVAYLYDTDWSGTGSLVTHIPVTLRDAVAGQARTVDADFPATAYDIPSGHRLSLVIDTVDPLYADKAPAFSLVTFSSPSSAPSYVSLPLK, encoded by the coding sequence ATGTCCTGGCTGCGTGCAATCGCCGTATCCGCGGTGTTGTCGCTGTGCGTTGTCACCTCTCCTGCTGCTGCGTCCTCCTCCTTCCGGAACATCGACATCACCACGCGTGACGCGGTGGTCCTGAAGGGCAACGTCTTCACGCCCGATGCCTCGGGGAAACACCCCACCATCGTCTTCATCACCAGCTGGGCGCTGCCCAACCTGGAGTACCTCGCGCAGGCGGCGCAGCTCGCGGATGCCGGGTACGTGGTCGTCTCGTACACGCCGCGAGGCTTCTACACGTCGGGCGGCGGCATCGACACGGCGGGCCCGAAGGACATCGGCGACCTGACCGAGGTCATCAACTGGACGCTCGCGAATACGCCCGCGGAGCCGACGCGCCTGGGCGTGGCGGGTGTCTCCTATGGCGCGGGCATGGCGCTGATTGGCGCGGCCTTCGACTCGCGCATCCGCGCGGTGGCCGCGCTGAGCTGCTGGACGGACCTCACGTACTCGCTGTTCGCCAACAACACGCGCCACCTGCAGAGCGCCGGGCTGCTGTGGCTGTCGGCGGAGCTGACGGGGACGCCGTCGACGGAGCTGCGGCAGGCGCTCACGAACTTCTTCGCCAACCAGAACGTGCCGGACGTCATCACCTACTCGCAGGCGCGCGGCGCCGCGACGTACCTGGACCGCATCAACGCGAACCGTCCCGCCATCCTCATGGCCAACGCTTATGGCGACAGCTTCTTCGCGCCCAACCAGCTCTCGGACTTCTTCACGAAGCTGACGGGGCCGAAGCGGCTGGAGCTGCGCCCGGGGGACCACGCCATCCCCGAGCTGACCGGCATCCTCGGCCTGCCCAACGACGCCTGGACGAGCACCCGCCGCTGGTTCGACTACCACCTGCGCGGGGTGAGCAACGGCATCGGCTCGGAGAGCCCGGTGCAGCTCCAGATTCGGGGGCAGAGCACTTATGAGGGCTTCGCGTCGTGGAGCGCCATCTCGAAGAGCACTGCGCGCTACAACCTGAGCGAGGTGCACTGGTGGAGCAGCGAGGGTGATTTGACGACGGGCTCGCAGGCGGCCTGGAGCAAGACCATCATCGCCGGCGATGACACCGTGGCCAACGGCGGCATCGTGCTGCTGACGAACGGCGCGGAGGCCATCACCGGCGAGCCGCCCACGGCGTGGATTCCGGCGGTGGACCGCGACAACGCGGGCGTCTGGCAGTCGGACGGGTTCTCCAGCGCGCAGCGCGTGCGCGGGGCCGCGCACCTGCGCCTGACGCTCACTCCGAGCAACTCCGGGCAGACGACCATCGTCGCCTATCTCTACGACACGGACTGGAGCGGGACGGGCAGCCTCGTCACGCACATCCCCGTCACCCTGCGCGACGCCGTGGCCGGCCAGGCGCGGACGGTGGACGCGGACTTCCCGGCGACGGCGTATGACATCCCGAGCGGCCACCGCCTCTCGCTGGTCATCGACACCGTGGACCCGCTCTACGCGGACAAGGCGCCGGCCTTCTCGCTGGTGACGTTCTCCTCGCCGTCGAGCGCTCCGTCGTACGTGTCCCTGCCGCTGAAGTGA
- a CDS encoding Imm49 family immunity protein, which yields MNKLDMRAVAASATASAALLEHALEQGGHPPEKTERILFHLSRYLRAAGIARLLTEVDRDAFRLCLQHSAEARRQLLQWAIGARRPFNRFTATGHHGPLCDALAVGADELARDIVRLSSDTPVKAYEHEEDFLYARLLGLLALDADAAPGRAEPLLDALEHVLEGQEAPRLAMGRALVARKQDAFDAALDDLLTEHASRHDAMARIMSAEDECSLTERYVSVEGLALLRLAQRRGLAVQTEYIFLPSLARAPW from the coding sequence ATGAACAAGCTCGACATGCGTGCCGTAGCCGCGTCCGCCACCGCAAGTGCCGCGCTGCTGGAACATGCCCTCGAGCAGGGCGGGCACCCTCCAGAAAAAACGGAACGCATCCTGTTCCACCTCTCGCGCTACCTCCGCGCCGCGGGCATTGCCCGGCTGCTCACGGAGGTGGACAGGGATGCCTTCCGCCTGTGTCTCCAGCACTCCGCTGAGGCGCGGCGTCAGTTGCTCCAGTGGGCCATTGGCGCACGGCGGCCCTTCAACCGCTTCACCGCCACCGGGCACCATGGGCCTCTTTGCGACGCGCTGGCGGTAGGCGCGGATGAGCTGGCGCGGGACATTGTCCGCCTGTCCTCCGACACGCCCGTCAAAGCGTACGAGCACGAGGAAGACTTCCTCTACGCGCGCCTGCTGGGGCTGCTGGCGCTGGACGCGGACGCGGCACCCGGCAGAGCCGAGCCGTTGCTGGATGCGCTGGAGCACGTACTTGAAGGACAGGAGGCGCCCCGGCTCGCCATGGGCCGGGCGTTGGTGGCGCGGAAGCAGGATGCCTTTGACGCGGCGCTTGATGACCTGCTGACGGAGCACGCGTCCCGTCACGACGCGATGGCGCGAATCATGAGTGCGGAGGACGAGTGCTCGCTGACGGAACGCTATGTGTCCGTGGAGGGACTCGCGCTGCTGCGGCTGGCCCAACGGCGTGGGCTTGCCGTGCAAACCGAGTACATCTTCTTGCCCAGCCTCGCCCGCGCACCGTGGTAA